One genomic region from Solwaraspora sp. WMMD792 encodes:
- a CDS encoding IclR family transcriptional regulator, whose translation MQNAVPYPIESVDNALRLILLLRERSRLGVAEAARHLGVAPSTAHRLLGMLKHHGFAVQDGRRAYLPGPVFADLGLLAGRSGPDLRTVVRPHLERLSGELQETVHLAVLQGTAVRFLDGVEATHGLRVGSRAGMSMPAHCTSGGKVLLAQLSPAELEVLYPRGLPAVYGPAVEDLATLRRQLTTARRLGYAVNREESERGITGIGVCLRDTTGRVRGALAAGMPTARCPNTRIPEVAAALRTAAGLIAAELGGH comes from the coding sequence GTGCAGAACGCCGTGCCGTACCCCATCGAGTCCGTCGACAACGCCCTGCGCCTGATCCTGCTGCTGCGGGAGCGGTCCCGGCTCGGCGTGGCCGAGGCCGCCCGCCACCTCGGGGTGGCGCCGTCCACCGCGCACCGGCTGCTCGGCATGTTGAAGCATCACGGCTTCGCCGTCCAGGACGGCCGGCGGGCGTACCTGCCCGGCCCGGTCTTCGCCGACCTGGGGCTGCTCGCCGGCCGGTCGGGCCCGGACCTGCGTACCGTGGTGCGGCCGCATCTGGAGCGGCTCAGCGGTGAGCTGCAGGAGACAGTGCACCTGGCGGTGCTGCAGGGCACCGCGGTCCGGTTCCTCGACGGGGTGGAGGCCACCCACGGTCTGCGGGTCGGTTCCCGGGCCGGGATGTCGATGCCGGCGCACTGCACCTCCGGGGGCAAGGTGCTGCTCGCCCAGCTCAGCCCGGCGGAGCTGGAGGTGCTCTATCCCCGAGGGCTGCCGGCGGTGTACGGCCCCGCGGTCGAGGATCTCGCCACCCTGCGTCGCCAGTTGACCACCGCACGCCGTCTCGGCTACGCGGTGAACCGCGAGGAGAGCGAGCGGGGCATTACCGGGATCGGGGTCTGCCTGCGCGACACGACGGGCCGGGTGCGCGGCGCGCTGGCGGCCGGGATGCCCACCGCGCGTTGCCCGAACACCCGGATCCCCGAGGTCGCGGCGGCGCTGCGAACCGCCGCCGGGCTGATCGCCGCCGAGCTGGGCGGGCACTGA
- a CDS encoding alpha/beta hydrolase fold domain-containing protein yields the protein MVLAPVPGRRRPGPAGGLPAAGRRPGRPAADLAGLPPTYLVTAEHCPLRSENEAYAARLRATGVAVTLASHPGVVHGFFTQWHQLDTGRTATAQAFAVLRAVLDG from the coding sequence CTGGTACTGGCACCAGTACCTGGGCGACGCCGACCCGGACCAGCCGGCGGCCTGCCCGCTGCGGGCCGGCGACCTGGCCGGCCTGCCGCCGACCTGGCCGGCCTGCCGCCGACCTACCTGGTCACCGCCGAGCACTGCCCGCTGCGCAGCGAGAACGAGGCGTACGCGGCCCGGCTGCGGGCCACCGGGGTCGCGGTTACCCTGGCCAGCCATCCCGGTGTGGTGCACGGCTTCTTCACCCAGTGGCACCAGTTGGACACTGGTCGGACCGCGACCGCGCAGGCGTTCGCCGTGCTGCGGGCGGTGCTGGATGGCTGA
- a CDS encoding dipeptide ABC transporter ATP-binding protein, with protein MSAATTTTRPLLEVDGLTVSVGSGRDTVHLVEQVDLSVAGGETLGLVGESGSGKSITCLALAGLLPPGARITGGSIRFAGQELTGRSPAELTRFRGNRVGMVFQEALSSLNPAFTVGNQIVESLLRHTSMNRRQARARAVELLDLVRIPDPQQRVASYPHELSGGMAQRALIAMAIAGEPELLIADEPTTALDVTVQLQILQLLGDLRDALGMSLLLVSHDLGVIATMAQRLSVMYAGQVVESGPVRDVFAAPRHPYTSALISSSAEVAEKATRLPVIPGQVPRPGHFPAAGCRFANRCAHAQPHWTQTDPPWTVLDGGDRGTRCGRHDELELPGTGPAPATGAEDPAAGEDVAATEAAGEAAGTGGPTDDGDHGDAGDGAAGDGAVLRLRGLGKQFPVRRGALGLRRVVVHAVDGVNLTVARGRTLGLVGESGSGKSTVGRLALRLIEPTSGEVSFLGRDLAAMSRGELRSHRRGMQMVFQDPYASLDPSMTVGQSIAEPLVVHSRFTPAERRRRIGQLLERVGLDPALARRSPRALSGGQRQRISFARALALEPQLIICDEPVSALDVSTRSQIVNLVQDIQDAEGIAFLFIAHDLALVHHVSHELAVMYLGRVVESGPASRVYSHPAHPYTRALLASMLTPASHGLAGRSTPTGEIPSPIDPPSGCRFRTRCPHAMPVCAEVTPQPVPVAGGGWSACHLTG; from the coding sequence ATGAGCGCCGCCACCACGACGACCCGCCCGCTGCTGGAGGTCGACGGCCTGACCGTCAGCGTCGGATCCGGACGGGACACGGTGCACCTGGTCGAACAGGTCGACCTGAGCGTCGCCGGCGGCGAGACCCTCGGCCTGGTCGGCGAGAGCGGCTCCGGCAAGAGCATCACCTGTCTCGCCCTGGCCGGACTGCTGCCGCCCGGCGCCCGGATCACCGGCGGTTCGATCCGCTTCGCCGGGCAGGAGCTCACCGGCCGCTCCCCCGCCGAGCTGACCCGGTTCCGCGGCAACCGGGTCGGCATGGTCTTCCAGGAGGCGTTGAGCAGTCTGAACCCGGCGTTCACCGTCGGCAACCAGATCGTCGAGAGCCTGCTGCGACACACCAGTATGAACCGCCGGCAGGCCCGGGCCCGCGCGGTGGAGCTGCTCGACCTGGTCCGGATCCCGGACCCGCAGCAGCGGGTGGCCAGCTATCCGCACGAGCTGTCCGGCGGGATGGCCCAACGGGCGCTGATCGCGATGGCCATCGCCGGCGAACCGGAGCTGCTGATCGCCGACGAACCGACGACCGCCCTGGACGTGACGGTCCAGCTGCAGATCCTGCAGCTGCTCGGCGATCTGCGTGACGCGCTTGGGATGTCGTTGCTGCTGGTGTCGCACGATCTCGGCGTCATCGCCACGATGGCGCAACGGCTCAGCGTCATGTACGCCGGACAGGTCGTCGAGTCCGGTCCGGTCCGCGACGTCTTCGCCGCGCCACGGCATCCGTACACCTCGGCGCTGATCTCGTCCAGCGCGGAGGTCGCCGAGAAGGCCACCCGGCTGCCGGTCATCCCCGGCCAGGTGCCCCGCCCGGGCCACTTCCCCGCCGCCGGCTGCCGGTTCGCCAACCGGTGCGCCCACGCCCAGCCGCACTGGACCCAGACCGACCCGCCGTGGACGGTGCTGGACGGTGGCGACCGGGGCACCCGGTGCGGCCGGCACGATGAACTCGAACTGCCCGGTACCGGCCCGGCACCGGCCACCGGCGCCGAGGACCCGGCGGCGGGCGAGGACGTGGCCGCGACCGAGGCAGCCGGCGAGGCGGCCGGCACCGGCGGTCCGACCGACGACGGCGACCACGGCGACGCCGGGGACGGGGCCGCCGGGGACGGGGCCGTGCTGCGGCTGCGCGGCCTCGGCAAGCAGTTCCCGGTGCGGCGCGGAGCGCTCGGTCTGCGTCGGGTGGTGGTGCACGCGGTCGACGGCGTCAACCTGACGGTGGCCCGTGGCCGGACGCTCGGCCTGGTCGGCGAGAGCGGCTCCGGCAAGTCGACCGTCGGCCGGCTCGCCCTGCGGCTGATCGAACCCACCAGCGGGGAGGTCTCCTTCCTCGGTCGGGACCTCGCCGCGATGAGCCGGGGCGAGCTGCGGTCACACCGACGCGGCATGCAGATGGTGTTCCAGGACCCGTACGCCTCGCTGGACCCGTCGATGACGGTCGGGCAGAGCATCGCCGAACCGCTGGTGGTGCACTCCCGGTTCACCCCGGCCGAGCGCCGCCGCCGGATCGGCCAGCTGCTGGAACGGGTCGGCCTGGACCCGGCGCTGGCCCGCCGGTCGCCGCGGGCGCTCTCCGGCGGCCAGCGACAGCGCATCTCGTTCGCCCGCGCGCTGGCGCTCGAACCCCAACTGATCATCTGCGATGAACCGGTGAGCGCGCTGGACGTCTCCACCCGGTCGCAGATCGTCAACCTGGTCCAGGACATCCAGGACGCCGAGGGCATCGCCTTCCTGTTCATCGCCCACGACCTCGCGCTGGTCCACCATGTCAGCCACGAGCTGGCGGTGATGTACCTGGGGCGGGTGGTGGAGAGCGGTCCCGCCAGCCGGGTGTACAGCCACCCCGCACACCCGTACACCCGGGCGTTGCTGGCTTCGATGCTGACCCCGGCCAGTCACGGGCTCGCCGGCCGGAGCACCCCGACCGGGGAGATCCCCAGCCCGATCGACCCGCCATCGGGTTGCCGGTTCCGCACCCGCTGCCCGCACGCGATGCCGGTGTGCGCCGAGGTGACCCCCCAGCCGGTGCCGGTCGCCGGCGGTGGCTGGTCCGCCTGTCACCTCACTGGCTGA
- a CDS encoding cupin domain-containing protein, whose protein sequence is MVDLDSEAAAGTVQDRALQQLYTDFDAAGLKPLWTVRDGLMPVAPTPRAVPHVWPWDRLLPLAARAGDLVPVGRGGERRAIALANPGLPGDPFATATLWAAVQYLGPREVAPAHRHSQNAFRFVLDGEGVWTVVDGDPVAMRRGDLLLTPGWAWHEHHNTADTAMVWLDGLDIPLNAQLDAGFFEFGPDQLTDTSTPAASRGERLWAHPGLRPLSAGADTVHSPLPAYRWAHTDAALTAQLELADEGHPALVEPGHAAVRFVNPTTGRDALATMRLEMHRLAAGAATATRREVGSSVWQVFSGQATVLLDGREHQVGTGDLFAVPSWCPVSLRSPDGADLFRFSDAPSYQALHLDRHQVGDPA, encoded by the coding sequence ATGGTTGACCTGGACTCCGAGGCCGCTGCCGGCACGGTGCAGGACCGCGCTCTGCAGCAGCTCTACACCGACTTCGACGCCGCTGGACTCAAACCGCTGTGGACCGTACGGGACGGTCTGATGCCGGTCGCCCCGACGCCCCGGGCGGTGCCCCACGTCTGGCCGTGGGACCGGCTGCTGCCGCTCGCCGCCCGCGCCGGTGACCTCGTCCCGGTCGGCCGTGGCGGCGAACGACGGGCCATCGCCCTGGCCAACCCCGGCCTGCCCGGCGACCCGTTCGCCACCGCCACCCTCTGGGCGGCGGTGCAGTACCTCGGGCCCCGCGAGGTCGCCCCGGCCCACCGGCACAGCCAGAACGCGTTCCGCTTCGTGCTCGACGGGGAAGGCGTCTGGACGGTGGTCGACGGCGACCCGGTCGCCATGCGCCGGGGCGACCTGCTGCTGACCCCGGGCTGGGCCTGGCACGAACACCACAACACCGCCGACACCGCGATGGTCTGGCTGGACGGACTGGACATCCCGTTGAACGCTCAACTCGACGCCGGGTTCTTCGAGTTCGGCCCGGACCAGCTCACCGACACGTCGACCCCGGCCGCCTCGCGGGGCGAACGGCTCTGGGCCCACCCCGGGCTGCGCCCGCTGTCGGCCGGGGCGGACACCGTCCACTCGCCGCTGCCGGCGTACCGCTGGGCACACACCGACGCCGCGCTCACCGCGCAGCTGGAGCTCGCCGACGAAGGACATCCGGCGCTCGTCGAGCCAGGCCACGCGGCGGTACGGTTCGTCAACCCGACCACCGGCCGCGACGCCCTGGCGACGATGCGCCTGGAGATGCACCGGCTGGCCGCCGGTGCCGCCACGGCGACCCGCCGGGAGGTCGGCTCCTCGGTGTGGCAGGTCTTCAGCGGGCAGGCCACCGTGCTGCTCGACGGCCGGGAACACCAGGTCGGCACCGGCGATTTGTTCGCCGTACCGTCCTGGTGCCCGGTGAGCCTGCGGTCACCGGACGGCGCCGACCTGTTCCGGTTCAGTGACGCACCCAGCTACCAGGCCCTGCACCTGGACCGGCACCAGGTGGGTGATCCGGCGTGA
- a CDS encoding ABC transporter permease → MSRPVSTDDTASTAAPSETGAGPEPDGLDRRDRGDTLVARIRSQPMTVVALGYLVLLSLLAVAAPLVSPYDPYAPDFRAILDPPSAAHWLGTDDLGRDMLSRLLYASRSSLLACLQAVGLGLFGGVLLGVTAGYFGGWVDRLVMTLIDAVLSVPGLLLAMSIVGVLGPGLRNAMFALAVIFVPIFARLSRIQALAVREETYLEAARSIGVSHLRSVLRHVLPNIAGPLVVQVFITMAVAIVAEGAMSYLGLSIQPPEASWGNLLQRAFSSVASAPWLIFIPGLTITLTVVAFQVLGDGLSQALSGGHPQKAGRR, encoded by the coding sequence TTGAGCCGACCAGTGAGCACCGACGACACCGCGTCCACCGCCGCCCCCTCCGAGACCGGTGCCGGGCCGGAGCCGGACGGACTCGACCGCCGTGACCGCGGCGACACCCTCGTCGCCCGGATCCGCAGTCAGCCGATGACCGTGGTCGCTCTCGGCTACCTGGTGCTGCTCAGCCTGTTGGCGGTCGCCGCACCGCTGGTCAGCCCGTACGACCCGTACGCCCCCGATTTCCGGGCGATCCTCGACCCGCCGTCGGCCGCGCACTGGCTCGGCACCGACGACCTCGGTCGGGACATGCTCAGCCGGCTGCTGTACGCCTCCCGGTCCTCCCTGCTGGCCTGCCTGCAGGCGGTCGGGCTCGGCCTGTTCGGCGGAGTCCTGCTCGGCGTGACCGCCGGCTACTTCGGCGGCTGGGTGGACCGGCTGGTGATGACGCTGATCGACGCCGTGCTCAGCGTCCCCGGCCTGCTGCTGGCGATGTCCATCGTGGGCGTGCTCGGGCCCGGGCTGCGCAACGCCATGTTCGCCCTCGCGGTCATCTTCGTGCCGATCTTCGCCCGGCTGAGCCGCATCCAGGCGCTGGCGGTACGCGAGGAGACCTACCTGGAGGCGGCCCGCTCGATCGGGGTCTCCCACCTGCGGTCGGTGCTGCGGCACGTGCTGCCCAACATCGCCGGTCCACTGGTCGTCCAGGTCTTCATCACGATGGCCGTGGCGATCGTCGCCGAAGGCGCGATGAGCTACCTCGGGCTCAGCATCCAGCCGCCCGAGGCGAGCTGGGGGAATCTGCTGCAACGGGCGTTCTCGTCGGTCGCCTCGGCACCCTGGTTGATCTTCATCCCCGGCCTGACCATCACCCTGACGGTCGTCGCCTTCCAGGTGCTCGGCGACGGACTCAGCCAGGCCCTGTCCGGCGGGCACCCGCAGAAAGCAGGCCGCAGATGA
- a CDS encoding NAD(P)-binding protein, with translation MLVVGAGFAGMYLIHQLRALGFTVHAVEAAGGVGGTWYWNRYRNAGQCSGLQARG, from the coding sequence GTGCTGGTCGTCGGAGCCGGGTTCGCCGGCATGTATCTGATCCACCAGCTGCGCGCGCTCGGCTTCACCGTGCACGCGGTCGAGGCTGCCGGTGGCGTCGGCGGCACCTGGTACTGGAACCGCTACCGGAATGCGGGTCAGTGCTCCGGCCTTCAGGCCCGGGGGTGA
- a CDS encoding ABC transporter permease: MVTLVLRRLLSAIPLLLIVSLGAFSLVALLPGDQAMAIAGEHATPEQLAALRQQLRLDDPFLVRYAHWLGGILQGDLGDSLVTGRAISDEILRRAPLTASIALGTLVVVLLIGVPTGILQGVYAGRVVDRLGLLGSAAGLAVPNFWLATMLITIFAVQLRWLPATGYTPLSEGVLPWAQHLIMPSITLGVFTAAEMARQLRTGFLHAYAQPYIRTAWSKGLPARTVIGKHALKNAAAPAITVLGIRLGHLLSGAVIVESIFGMPGLGKFAIDAILNRDFTVVQAVVLVSAVVVLTANLLVDIAYGLLNPKVRIS; this comes from the coding sequence ATGGTCACCCTCGTCCTCCGGCGCCTCCTGTCGGCGATCCCGCTCCTGCTGATCGTCTCGCTGGGCGCGTTCTCCCTGGTCGCGTTGCTTCCCGGCGACCAGGCGATGGCGATCGCCGGCGAACACGCCACCCCGGAGCAGCTGGCCGCGCTGCGCCAACAGCTACGCCTCGACGACCCCTTCCTGGTCCGCTACGCGCACTGGCTCGGCGGCATCCTGCAGGGCGACCTCGGCGACTCGCTGGTCACCGGCCGGGCGATCAGCGACGAGATCCTGCGCCGCGCACCGCTGACCGCGAGCATCGCCCTGGGCACCCTCGTCGTGGTGCTGCTGATCGGCGTACCGACCGGCATCCTGCAGGGCGTCTACGCCGGCCGCGTCGTCGACCGGCTCGGCCTGCTCGGCAGCGCCGCCGGCCTGGCCGTGCCGAACTTCTGGCTGGCCACCATGCTGATCACCATCTTCGCGGTGCAACTGCGTTGGCTGCCGGCCACCGGTTACACCCCGCTCAGCGAGGGCGTGCTGCCCTGGGCCCAGCACCTGATCATGCCGTCGATCACCCTCGGCGTGTTCACCGCCGCCGAAATGGCCCGCCAGCTGCGCACCGGCTTCCTCCACGCGTACGCCCAGCCCTACATCCGGACCGCCTGGTCCAAGGGGCTGCCGGCGCGCACGGTGATCGGCAAACACGCGCTGAAGAACGCGGCGGCGCCGGCGATCACCGTGCTCGGCATCCGCCTCGGCCACCTGCTGTCCGGCGCGGTGATCGTCGAGTCCATCTTCGGCATGCCGGGGCTCGGCAAGTTCGCCATCGACGCCATCCTCAACCGGGACTTCACCGTCGTACAGGCTGTCGTCCTGGTCTCCGCGGTGGTCGTGCTCACCGCGAACCTGCTCGTCGACATCGCCTACGGACTCCTCAACCCGAAGGTGCGGATCTCTTGA
- a CDS encoding SDR family oxidoreductase, translating into MRSLAAEYGPAGVRINVLCPGAVRTRLADGMRAALAGGDAASTGGAATGPAPAPVRPTGRRAEPAEIARTIAFLASPDASFVAGSVLRADGGALA; encoded by the coding sequence ATGCGCTCGCTGGCCGCCGAGTACGGCCCGGCCGGGGTACGGATCAACGTGCTCTGCCCCGGGGCGGTGCGGACCCGGCTGGCCGACGGGATGCGGGCCGCGCTGGCCGGCGGCGATGCCGCCTCAACCGGCGGTGCGGCCACCGGCCCGGCCCCGGCCCCGGTGCGGCCGACCGGTCGGCGGGCCGAACCGGCTGAGATCGCCCGTACCATCGCGTTCCTGGCCTCGCCGGACGCGTCGTTCGTCGCCGGCAGCGTGCTGCGCGCCGACGGCGGCGCGCTGGCCTGA
- a CDS encoding transposase — MQLRYQFRVYPTPGQQIALARAFGCARVVFNDGLRARQTAYEQGLPYISDAELSKRVITRAKTTPERAWLGEVSAVVLQQALADLNTAYRTFFASISGRRKGAKVAPPRFRSRKDNRQAIRFTRNSRFTVLDNGRLRLPRIGDLTVRWSRSLPLDPSSVTVIRDAAGRYFASFVVRTSEDEPLPPTDAEVGIDLGLTHFAVMSDGTKVAAPRFLRRAARKLKRLQQALSRKQRGSNRRGKAVVKVARAHARVADTRRDWQHKLSTTIIRENQAVYVEDLCVVGLGRTRLAKSVHDAGWSSFVAMLEYKAARSGRTFARVDRWLPSTRMCSDCGRINERMALNVRSWVCPCGGLHDRDVNAAINIKAAGQADFNDRGARVGPGPVPAPRGETVTHQNTARVTRGVAGIAAV, encoded by the coding sequence GTGCAGCTCCGGTACCAGTTCCGGGTCTATCCGACACCCGGCCAGCAGATCGCGCTGGCCCGGGCGTTCGGATGCGCCCGGGTGGTGTTCAACGACGGGCTGCGTGCACGGCAGACCGCCTACGAGCAGGGCCTGCCGTACATCTCGGACGCCGAGCTGTCGAAGCGGGTCATCACGCGGGCCAAGACGACACCGGAGCGGGCGTGGCTGGGTGAGGTGTCGGCGGTGGTGTTGCAGCAGGCACTCGCGGACCTGAACACCGCGTACCGCACCTTCTTCGCCTCGATCTCAGGCAGACGCAAGGGTGCGAAGGTGGCCCCGCCGAGGTTCCGGTCCCGTAAGGACAACCGGCAGGCCATCCGCTTCACCCGCAATTCCCGGTTCACGGTGCTGGACAACGGCCGTCTGCGGCTGCCGAGGATCGGCGACCTCACGGTCCGCTGGTCCCGGTCTTTGCCGTTGGACCCGTCGTCCGTGACGGTCATCCGGGACGCCGCCGGACGGTATTTCGCCTCGTTCGTCGTGCGGACCAGCGAGGACGAGCCGCTGCCGCCGACCGATGCTGAGGTGGGGATCGATCTGGGGCTGACGCACTTCGCGGTCATGTCGGACGGCACGAAGGTGGCCGCGCCCAGGTTCCTGCGCCGCGCGGCCCGCAAGCTCAAACGGCTGCAGCAGGCCCTGTCGCGTAAACAGCGGGGCAGCAACCGCCGTGGGAAGGCCGTCGTGAAGGTCGCCAGGGCGCACGCCCGGGTGGCCGACACCCGGCGGGACTGGCAGCACAAGCTGTCCACGACGATCATCCGTGAGAATCAAGCGGTGTACGTCGAGGACCTGTGTGTCGTCGGTCTCGGCCGGACCCGGCTGGCGAAGTCCGTCCACGACGCCGGATGGTCGTCGTTCGTCGCCATGCTGGAGTACAAGGCGGCGAGGTCCGGACGCACGTTCGCCCGGGTGGACCGGTGGCTCCCGTCCACCCGGATGTGCTCGGACTGCGGCCGGATCAACGAGCGGATGGCGTTGAACGTGCGGTCGTGGGTCTGTCCGTGTGGCGGTCTCCACGACCGGGACGTCAACGCCGCGATCAACATCAAGGCCGCCGGGCAGGCGGACTTCAACGACCGTGGAGCGCGGGTAGGACCGGGACCCGTCCCGGCACCGCGCGGTGAAACGGTAACCCACCAGAACACTGCGCGTGTCACGCGCGGCGTGGCTGGAATCGCCGCCGTTTAG
- a CDS encoding ABC transporter substrate-binding protein: protein MLALSLLPLAACSTSSDTDSDTTDDNATAAPGCPPATSSTVAHDPTAILKYGSVPASSLDPIRMVEANEITVLQTIFDPLVKLDANDQPIPGLATEWSVVEDNVMEFKLRDGVVFSDGTPFDAEAVRFNIDRAMNDEESNIKGDLANVQAVEVVDDLTVRFELDPPNPAAFPIVLSDRPGLMASPTAVQAAGSSTAFSDAPVGAGPYAVEGPWYAREKVSVRAWDGYWNAQERLLGGIDFIETSTDASLGALQAGDLDVQYIEDDKVAAACADDRLRVMSSSTNEVRALLINQAMEPFDDVRVRQALQYALNREAITEALTDGRSEAATQWFPEGSVPYSPELADAYPYDPDRARELLAEAGYPDGVTFTAEIGGTFTAYVRMGELVQAQLEQAGFTMDLQLIDPAQMLARLYGTADSPPQIAAAPLAMAPARSPSSRFRERFFEDGRYNPSGETIPGLRDLVVQADAAVDPDERADLLRQAATLVSEEAAAGVPLFFVAGHTAMGAHVGGVQRGSTRSNMIFDGLYITEGRVPVG from the coding sequence TTGCTGGCGTTGTCCCTGCTGCCGCTCGCCGCTTGCAGCACCAGTTCCGATACCGACTCCGACACCACCGACGACAACGCCACCGCCGCGCCCGGCTGCCCGCCGGCGACGTCCAGCACGGTGGCCCACGACCCGACCGCGATCCTCAAGTACGGCAGCGTGCCGGCCAGCTCGCTCGACCCGATCCGGATGGTCGAGGCCAACGAGATCACCGTGCTGCAGACGATCTTCGACCCGCTGGTCAAGCTCGACGCCAACGACCAACCCATCCCTGGACTGGCCACCGAGTGGAGCGTCGTCGAGGACAACGTCATGGAGTTCAAGCTCCGCGACGGCGTCGTCTTCTCCGACGGCACCCCGTTCGACGCCGAGGCGGTGCGGTTCAACATCGACCGGGCGATGAACGACGAGGAATCGAACATCAAGGGCGACCTGGCCAACGTCCAGGCCGTCGAGGTGGTCGACGACCTCACCGTACGGTTCGAGCTGGATCCGCCGAACCCGGCCGCCTTCCCGATCGTCCTGTCCGACCGGCCCGGGCTGATGGCCTCGCCCACCGCCGTACAGGCCGCCGGCTCCTCGACGGCGTTCAGCGACGCCCCGGTCGGCGCCGGCCCGTACGCCGTCGAGGGCCCCTGGTACGCCCGGGAGAAGGTCAGTGTCCGGGCCTGGGACGGCTACTGGAACGCGCAGGAGCGGCTGCTCGGCGGGATCGACTTCATCGAGACCTCCACCGACGCCAGCCTCGGCGCGCTGCAGGCCGGTGACCTGGACGTGCAGTACATCGAGGACGACAAGGTCGCTGCGGCCTGCGCCGACGACCGGCTGCGGGTGATGTCCTCGTCGACCAACGAGGTCCGCGCGCTGCTGATCAACCAGGCGATGGAGCCGTTCGACGATGTGCGGGTCCGGCAGGCCCTGCAGTACGCCCTGAACCGCGAGGCGATCACCGAGGCGCTGACCGACGGCCGGTCCGAGGCGGCCACCCAGTGGTTCCCGGAGGGATCGGTGCCGTACTCGCCCGAGTTGGCCGACGCCTACCCGTACGACCCGGACCGGGCCCGGGAGTTGCTGGCCGAGGCCGGCTACCCGGACGGGGTGACCTTCACCGCCGAGATCGGTGGCACCTTCACCGCGTACGTCCGGATGGGTGAGCTGGTGCAGGCGCAGCTGGAGCAGGCCGGGTTCACCATGGACCTGCAGCTGATCGACCCGGCGCAGATGCTGGCCCGGCTGTACGGCACCGCCGACTCGCCGCCGCAGATCGCCGCCGCGCCGCTGGCCATGGCACCGGCCCGGTCACCGTCCAGCCGGTTCCGGGAACGGTTCTTCGAGGACGGCCGGTACAACCCGTCCGGCGAGACCATCCCCGGCCTGCGGGACCTGGTCGTCCAGGCGGACGCCGCGGTCGACCCCGACGAGCGGGCCGACCTGCTGCGCCAGGCGGCCACCCTGGTCTCCGAGGAGGCCGCCGCCGGCGTGCCGCTGTTCTTCGTCGCCGGGCACACCGCGATGGGTGCCCACGTCGGCGGGGTGCAGCGCGGCTCCACCCGGTCGAACATGATCTTCGACGGGTTGTACATCACCGAGGGCCGGGTGCCGGTCGGCTGA